A genome region from bacterium includes the following:
- a CDS encoding GGDEF domain-containing response regulator, with translation MSDVDYLCVLLVEDRDEDATRIQRILAGCRDIQFVVEQVGTVDEACRSLADDTYDIVLLNDQVGGTTGFDLVETLDQGDPFLPPIIMIAEHEDRGVDLAAQDAGLADYLVKRHLNPSLLERSIRYALERKDNEHKLQRLAYFDQLTELPNRAQFNNLLVERIDAAAAADSSFALMLLDLDHFKNVNDTLGHPVGDELLQRVAQRLQLCVEHGDFAARLGGDEFVVVGQNDRPWDEVKALVAEIISSLSEIYRLSAHDITTTTSVGVAVFPEDGTTYSDLLKNADLALYRAKDAGRGTWRLCDREPVTA, from the coding sequence ATGAGCGACGTAGATTATCTGTGCGTGCTGCTGGTCGAGGATCGGGACGAGGACGCGACCCGGATTCAACGAATCCTGGCTGGTTGCCGGGACATCCAGTTCGTCGTGGAACAGGTGGGCACGGTCGACGAGGCGTGCCGGTCCCTGGCGGACGACACCTACGACATCGTCCTGCTCAACGACCAGGTGGGCGGGACCACGGGTTTCGATCTTGTCGAGACCCTCGACCAGGGCGACCCCTTCCTGCCGCCGATCATCATGATCGCCGAACACGAGGATCGCGGAGTGGACCTGGCGGCCCAGGACGCCGGGCTGGCCGATTATCTGGTCAAGCGCCATCTCAATCCCTCGCTGCTGGAACGGTCCATACGCTACGCCCTGGAGCGCAAGGACAACGAGCACAAGCTGCAACGGCTGGCCTACTTCGACCAGCTCACCGAACTGCCCAACCGCGCCCAGTTCAACAACCTGCTCGTCGAGCGCATCGACGCCGCAGCGGCAGCCGACTCCTCGTTCGCCCTGATGCTGCTCGACCTCGACCACTTCAAGAACGTGAACGACACGCTGGGCCATCCCGTCGGCGACGAGCTGCTGCAGAGGGTGGCGCAGAGGCTGCAGCTCTGCGTGGAGCACGGGGACTTCGCGGCCCGGCTCGGCGGCGACGAATTCGTCGTCGTGGGGCAGAACGACCGTCCCTGGGACGAGGTCAAGGCCCTCGTCGCGGAGATCATCTCGTCCCTGTCCGAGATCTATCGACTGTCCGCCCACGACATCACGACGACCACCAGCGTCGGCGTCGCCGTCTTTCCCGAGGACGGGACCACCTACAGCGACCTGCTAAAGAACGCCGACCTGGCCCTCTACAGGGCCAAGGACGCCGGCCGCGGCACCTGGCGCCTGTGCGACCGCGAACCGGTGACGGCCTAA